TTCTCCCAGGTACTCCCCGCAAAGGTTTTTAATCTCCGGCGCTTGCCAGGTAGGCAAGTGGACGCCGTTGGTTATGTGTATTATGGGCGTCTTTTCTTCCCCACGCTCCGGCCAGAGAACGTGCCACATTTTGCGCGTCACCTGACCGTGAAGTCTACTAACGGCGTTGGCCTGACCGGCCAGGCGGAGGGCGAAAGCCGTCATACTGAATTTCCCGGGTTCGAGGCCATCATATTGACCGAGCTTGAGGAAAGCATCCCGGCCAATACCCAGAGAACCCCAGAAGTTAGCCGAGTACCGGTCCATAAGCTGAACCGGGAATATATTGTGACCTGACGGAATAGGGGTATGGGTGGTGAAGATAGTGCTGGCACGTACTTTCTCGATCGCATCCTGAAAAGAAGCCCTCTTTTCCATCTCTTCCCTGAGACGCTCCAGCATCATAAAGGCGGTGTGGTCCTCATTGGCATGCCAGACTGATGGGTTTATGCCGAGCAACCGTAAAACCCGGACTCCACCTGTTCCCAGGACAATCAACTGGCGCATTCGCTCTTCCGGGTCGGCGGTGTACAAACGCGCGGATAGTACACGGTCCTGCGGCTCATTTTCTGTTATATCGGTGTCCAGCAGGTACATGTTCACCCGGCCTACACGTACCTGCCATACGGAGAGCTGCAGTAGTCGGTTACCCAGTTGTAAAGACACAAAAGGCCCACACCCTTGCGGCCAGGGACAGGAAGAAATCGGCGCTTCGTTGAAATTTAGCTGGGCGTAAACTTCCTGCTGCCAGCCATCGGCGGAGACCCTCTGTCGAAAGTAGCCCTGAGGGTACATGAAGCCAATGGCCACCAGCGGGACCCCGAGGTCAGACGCCTCTTTACAGATGTCTCCAGCCAGGACGCCCAGACCGCCCGCGTAGATGGGAAGAGAGCCGTGAATAGCAAACTCCGCCGAAAAATAGGCGGTAGACATATCCTGTTTTTCAGGGTAAGTCCAGTTAAACCAGGCATGCTCCCCCCGCATGTCTATATCAAATTGCCGGATTACTGAGTCGTAAAGCTCCAAAAATGCCGGGTCTTTTGCTGTTGAATTCAGTTTCTCCGGACTCATCTCGCGCAGTTGTTTAACCGGATTATGGTTGCTGGCGCGCCACTGCGCATAATCAAGGGAACGGAAGACCTGCCGCCCGTCTTCATGCCAGCTCCACCACAGGTTATTGGCAAGTTCTTCCAATCTACCGATGCGTTTGGGGAGAGCCAGGCTCTCAGGCTCTCCAGTGTAGGAAGGCTGTATTCCCAAGTAGACGACCTCCTACCGCTTCAACTCGATGTATCTGCGATTGGTTCGACCTGAAGGGGTTGCTCCGTAGCCCCGGAAAAAAAAGTTTCTTTGTCCGTATGCTCTTAATACGATTATATGAGCGCCAGCGTTAAATGTAAACAGCCCCGCCCGGTTATCCGTAGAATCTGACACTCATCTTTTCCGGGTGGCGTCATCATTCTAAGTCCCATATGAGTCCGGTGATAATGATAACGTTTCAGGTAGTGTGGTATCTTGGAGGCCTCTCGGGGGTAATACGGTTCCCCGGGAGGTGAAGGGATGACGATTCTGAACAATATCGTTAGAATCCTGACAAAAGGGTAGGGAGGGGCGTATTATCAATGCGCCCCTCCCTCTTTCTGACACTATTGTACGTATTGCCATTCTGATTCCATAGCTGAACAGCGCAGCCGGGGGTTACCCAAACCTGTGTTAGCAGAATGTCCAGAAGACAGGAGAAAAAGAGCGTTATCTGGCTTTGGGGTTCAACGCGTCATTCAAGGCGTCGCCCAGGAGATTAAAGGCGAAGATGATAATGGCCACGGTAATAACCGGAAAGAAAATGAGGTAAGGGGTAGAGCGGAGTATGGCAA
Above is a genomic segment from Dehalococcoidales bacterium containing:
- the glgP gene encoding alpha-glucan family phosphorylase, whose translation is MGIQPSYTGEPESLALPKRIGRLEELANNLWWSWHEDGRQVFRSLDYAQWRASNHNPVKQLREMSPEKLNSTAKDPAFLELYDSVIRQFDIDMRGEHAWFNWTYPEKQDMSTAYFSAEFAIHGSLPIYAGGLGVLAGDICKEASDLGVPLVAIGFMYPQGYFRQRVSADGWQQEVYAQLNFNEAPISSCPWPQGCGPFVSLQLGNRLLQLSVWQVRVGRVNMYLLDTDITENEPQDRVLSARLYTADPEERMRQLIVLGTGGVRVLRLLGINPSVWHANEDHTAFMMLERLREEMEKRASFQDAIEKVRASTIFTTHTPIPSGHNIFPVQLMDRYSANFWGSLGIGRDAFLKLGQYDGLEPGKFSMTAFALRLAGQANAVSRLHGQVTRKMWHVLWPERGEEKTPIIHITNGVHLPTWQAPEIKNLCGEYLGEAFLDKQDDAELWKCVSDIPDDRFWEVRQLLKTRLIRGIQDRAQQRWVEESVPAEQVPAMGTMLDPYALTIIFARRFAEYKRPHLILHDIDRLKKIITDPLRPVQIIFAGKSHPADIASKELLKGVYHVAMDRGFQGRIAFVEDYDMQLARDLVRGGDIWLNNPRRLQEACGTSGIKASMNGVINLSVRDGWWAEGYNGTNGWAIEGFKGGGPSEEDGSDAEALYHLLENKIIPLYYERDRQGVPHRWIELSKEAIKSIIPLFSACRMMKDYTEKMYCLPSQPPNSGHDGFKGTGNS